One Qipengyuania gaetbuli genomic region harbors:
- a CDS encoding 6-phosphogluconolactonase — translation MADVTIIENADDGAIADWLAARIGEALASTEGPVTITVPGGSTPFPIIGRLLESDLDFARLVVWPNDDRIVPEDHAASNTGKLRALFEPAGAEVVTLTEMEAVPRFDLAWLGMGADGHIASLFPNTDPQLDEAHRIVRLTPDPLPPEAPFDRISLTLPALLDSAQVAFVIRGEDKRAVFDAAAAGASDLPVARFLSGASQPVTCFT, via the coding sequence ATGGCTGACGTAACGATCATCGAGAATGCGGACGACGGCGCGATCGCCGATTGGCTGGCGGCCCGCATCGGAGAGGCACTGGCATCCACCGAAGGCCCGGTGACAATCACCGTGCCGGGCGGCTCGACCCCGTTCCCCATCATCGGCAGGCTGCTGGAAAGCGATCTCGACTTCGCGCGGCTGGTCGTCTGGCCGAATGATGACCGGATCGTGCCGGAAGACCATGCAGCCTCGAATACGGGAAAGCTGCGCGCCCTGTTCGAACCCGCCGGTGCCGAAGTCGTGACGCTGACCGAGATGGAAGCCGTGCCGCGTTTCGACCTTGCCTGGCTCGGAATGGGGGCGGACGGGCACATCGCCTCGCTCTTCCCCAATACCGACCCGCAGCTCGATGAAGCGCATCGGATCGTGCGCCTGACCCCAGATCCGCTGCCGCCCGAAGCGCCCTTCGACCGCATCAGCCTGACGCTGCCGGCCCTGCTCGATTCCGCGCAGGTCGCTTTCGTGATCCGCGGCGAGGACAAGCGCGCCGTCTTCGATGCCGCCGCTGCCGGTGCCAGCGACCTTCCAGTCGCCCGTTTCCTGTCGGGCGCGAGCCAGCCGGTGACATGCTTCACCTGA
- a CDS encoding Dps family protein has translation MAELGNNSKAGLVTALNGALADTLALYMKTKNFHWHVAGPRFRDLHLLFDEQAAQLIGTVDAIGERVRKNDEYTLTSIGTIASETKIADQDDVTITADAMVAELRDDNRKLHDRLAKVKEEAEAVGDNATSGIVDDWIDQTEERIWFLNQTAK, from the coding sequence ATGGCCGAACTCGGCAACAATTCGAAAGCCGGTCTGGTGACCGCTCTGAACGGCGCACTGGCCGACACGCTGGCGCTCTACATGAAGACCAAGAACTTCCACTGGCACGTCGCAGGCCCGCGTTTCCGCGACCTGCACCTGCTGTTCGACGAACAGGCCGCCCAGCTGATCGGGACGGTCGACGCCATCGGCGAACGCGTGCGCAAGAACGACGAATACACGCTTACCTCGATCGGGACGATCGCGAGCGAGACCAAGATTGCCGACCAGGACGACGTCACGATCACAGCCGATGCGATGGTGGCCGAACTGCGCGACGACAATCGCAAGCTTCACGACCGCTTGGCCAAGGTGAAGGAAGAAGCCGAGGCAGTAGGCGACAACGCCACCAGCGGCATCGTCGATGACTGGATCGACCAGACGGAGGAGCGCATCTGGTTCCTCAACCAGACCGCCAAGTAA
- a CDS encoding alkaline phosphatase PhoX, producing the protein MTAQLHRRQFLSATATAFGALTLSGCMTRGAAQAVGYGPLVPDPAGLIDLPQGFTYRLLSSFDDAMSDGGTVPDKADGMGCLPLPNGEIALVRNHELVPTDGSGGTILSGYDKAAGQFVLPGGTTTLVLDAKTLEKKREYRSLAGTIRNCAGGITPWGSWLTCEEFVSKPDQIAPDKLGRDHGWVFEVPADAEGLVDAVPLKAMGRFNHEAACVDPVTGYVYLTEDRPDSVLYRFIPKVAGKLAEGGKLQAMVVDGIADTRNFDTPVMPVGRDFAVRWIDLDDVEAPEDDLRTRAARMGAAVIARGEGIHMGENELYVCSTSGGLAKFGQVFRLTPGRGKGEDRFSLFFESESQHQFNYGDNLTVGPNGHLIVCEDQYTPVVDNHLRGITPDGQPYDFGRLNMQTELAGGCFSPDGKWFFVNAYSPTRTIAITGPWVA; encoded by the coding sequence ATGACCGCCCAGTTGCACCGCCGCCAGTTCCTGTCCGCCACTGCCACCGCTTTCGGAGCGCTCACGCTCAGCGGCTGCATGACCCGCGGTGCGGCGCAGGCGGTGGGATACGGCCCGCTCGTGCCCGATCCGGCGGGCCTTATCGACCTGCCGCAGGGCTTCACCTACCGGCTGCTCTCCAGCTTCGACGATGCGATGAGCGACGGGGGCACAGTGCCGGATAAGGCCGATGGCATGGGCTGTCTGCCGCTGCCCAACGGCGAGATCGCGCTGGTGCGCAACCATGAGCTTGTCCCAACCGACGGGTCGGGAGGCACCATCCTCAGCGGCTATGACAAGGCGGCGGGTCAGTTCGTCCTGCCGGGCGGAACGACCACGCTGGTGCTCGATGCGAAGACGCTGGAAAAGAAGCGCGAATACCGCTCGCTTGCAGGGACGATCCGCAATTGCGCCGGCGGGATCACGCCCTGGGGCAGCTGGTTGACCTGCGAGGAATTCGTCAGCAAGCCCGACCAGATCGCGCCCGACAAGCTGGGCCGCGACCATGGCTGGGTGTTCGAAGTGCCCGCCGATGCCGAAGGTCTGGTCGATGCCGTACCGCTGAAGGCCATGGGCCGCTTCAACCACGAAGCTGCCTGTGTCGATCCCGTCACCGGCTACGTCTACCTGACCGAAGACCGGCCGGATTCGGTGCTCTACCGCTTCATTCCCAAGGTCGCGGGCAAGCTGGCCGAAGGCGGCAAGCTGCAGGCCATGGTCGTCGATGGCATCGCCGATACGCGCAATTTCGATACGCCGGTCATGCCGGTGGGCCGCGATTTCGCGGTGCGGTGGATCGATCTCGACGATGTGGAGGCGCCCGAAGACGACCTGCGCACCCGCGCCGCCCGCATGGGCGCTGCCGTGATCGCGCGGGGCGAGGGCATCCACATGGGCGAGAACGAACTCTACGTCTGCTCGACCAGCGGCGGGCTCGCCAAGTTCGGCCAGGTCTTCCGCCTCACGCCGGGCCGCGGAAAGGGCGAGGACCGTTTTTCGCTGTTCTTCGAGAGCGAGAGCCAGCACCAGTTCAATTACGGCGACAACCTGACGGTCGGACCCAACGGCCATCTGATCGTGTGCGAGGATCAGTACACGCCGGTCGTCGACAACCATTTGCGCGGTATCACGCCCGACGGCCAGCCCTACGACTTCGGGCGCCTGAATATGCAGACGGAACTGGCGGGAGGCTGCTTCTCTCCCGATGGCAAGTGGTTCTTCGTCAACGCCTATTCGCCGACCCGCACGATCGCGATTACCGGTCCCTGGGTCGCCTGA
- a CDS encoding SDR family oxidoreductase, translating to MKLTEGMAAVVTGGASGLGKASASALADLGLKVTIFDVNEEAGQAHAEAIGGHFAYVDITDEQSVVDGFASARAAHGQERVTVHCAMTSRRGKTLGWDKETGGYKRLSTEDYAFGAEGILVSSYRIASHSALGMANSEPLNEDGERGCITLTASVAAQDGQIGQVIYGSCKAGVNGLVLPMARDLMELGIRVNSVMPGIFATPLMLGMKDRNPQMWDQLNASVPFPKRLGHPEEFASLICEIARNSYINGHQFRLDGAIRMPPK from the coding sequence ATGAAATTAACCGAAGGTATGGCCGCAGTGGTGACCGGCGGCGCATCGGGACTGGGTAAGGCGAGCGCATCGGCGCTGGCGGACCTGGGCCTCAAGGTGACGATCTTCGACGTCAACGAGGAGGCAGGCCAGGCCCATGCAGAGGCCATCGGCGGCCATTTCGCCTACGTCGACATCACCGACGAACAATCGGTGGTCGACGGTTTCGCCTCGGCCCGCGCGGCGCACGGACAGGAACGCGTGACGGTCCACTGCGCCATGACCAGCCGCCGAGGCAAGACGCTGGGCTGGGACAAGGAAACAGGCGGCTACAAGCGCCTCTCGACCGAAGATTACGCGTTCGGGGCGGAAGGCATCCTCGTCTCGTCCTATCGCATCGCCAGCCATTCGGCGCTCGGCATGGCGAACTCCGAACCGCTGAACGAGGACGGGGAGCGCGGCTGCATCACGCTGACCGCCAGCGTGGCAGCGCAGGACGGCCAGATAGGTCAGGTCATCTACGGCAGCTGCAAGGCGGGCGTGAACGGCCTCGTCCTGCCGATGGCACGCGATCTCATGGAACTCGGCATCAGGGTGAACTCGGTCATGCCGGGCATTTTCGCGACGCCGCTGATGCTGGGCATGAAGGACCGCAACCCGCAGATGTGGGACCAGCTCAATGCCAGCGTGCCCTTTCCCAAACGGCTCGGCCACCCGGAGGAATTCGCCTCGCTGATCTGCGAAATCGCCCGCAACAGCTACATTAACGGACACCAGTTCCGGCTCGACGGCGCGATCAGGATGCCGCCGAAATAG
- a CDS encoding L,D-transpeptidase family protein, whose product MRSLAVFAAFTALAAAQPALAQGEKVSSVVELAQKAETLKPGQWVWAPEISPEGPVVVYVDLTRQIADIYRNGVRIGVSTVSTGKPGHETPTGVFAILQKDRNHHSSTYNNAPMPFQQRLTWDGVALHAGGLPGYPESHGCVHLPYKFAEQLFGSTSMGGTVIVQGRAGAPIKYPAGGVLSPATASGLPENYRPLAADETFRWDDEAAEPGPLSVVISTSDNKMVVMRSGKEIARSRIELDGAPSETIVATLSFDPDGTLHWSMVPLPGHHDATGHPIDPSVLNRLRMPHGMITRLREQMTAGTHVLLTHASVNANTTAVPLTVMAAND is encoded by the coding sequence ATGCGTTCGCTTGCCGTCTTTGCCGCTTTCACCGCCCTTGCAGCCGCCCAGCCGGCGCTTGCGCAAGGGGAGAAGGTCAGCTCCGTCGTGGAGCTTGCCCAGAAGGCAGAGACGCTCAAGCCCGGCCAATGGGTCTGGGCCCCCGAGATTTCGCCCGAAGGTCCGGTGGTGGTCTATGTCGACCTCACCCGCCAGATCGCCGACATCTACCGCAACGGCGTGCGCATAGGGGTGTCGACCGTCTCCACCGGCAAGCCCGGTCACGAGACACCGACCGGCGTGTTCGCGATCCTGCAGAAGGACCGCAACCACCACTCCTCGACCTATAACAATGCGCCCATGCCCTTCCAGCAGCGGTTGACCTGGGACGGGGTGGCGCTGCATGCAGGCGGCCTGCCCGGTTATCCGGAAAGCCATGGCTGTGTGCACCTGCCCTACAAGTTCGCCGAGCAGCTGTTCGGCTCCACCTCGATGGGAGGCACGGTGATCGTGCAGGGCCGCGCCGGGGCGCCGATCAAGTATCCGGCGGGCGGTGTGCTTTCCCCGGCAACGGCGTCGGGCCTGCCCGAGAATTACCGCCCGCTCGCCGCGGACGAAACCTTCCGCTGGGACGACGAGGCGGCAGAGCCCGGCCCGCTTTCGGTGGTCATCTCGACCTCGGACAACAAGATGGTGGTGATGCGTTCGGGCAAGGAAATCGCCCGTTCCCGCATCGAGCTGGACGGCGCGCCGAGCGAGACGATCGTGGCGACCCTGTCCTTCGATCCCGACGGGACCCTGCACTGGTCGATGGTGCCCCTGCCCGGCCATCACGACGCGACCGGCCACCCGATCGACCCGAGCGTGCTCAACCGGTTGCGGATGCCGCATGGCATGATCACCCGGCTGCGCGAGCAGATGACCGCGGGGACGCACGTCCTGCTGACCCATGCCAGCGTAAACGCGAACACGACTGCCGTGCCGCTGACGGTGATGGCCGCCAACGACTGA
- a CDS encoding PLP-dependent cysteine synthase family protein, with protein sequence MATKREWVNWAIGRIEADFNRSADTHLIPLPVPALPDIAIYLKDESSHPTGSLKHRLARSLFLYGLCNGWICEGTPIVEASSGSTAVSEAYFARMLGLPFIAVVPKSTAQAKIDAIAFHGGKCHFVDNPCEMYDAAQSLADELGGHYIDQFTFAERATDWRSNNNIAESIFAQMAREPHPVPRWIVCGAGTGGTSATIGRFARYNRHDTRVCVADPEGSVFHRHWADRSIERVDHPSGCIEGIGRQRVEPSFLPDVVDRMEAVSDECSIAAAHEVSERLGRRCGGSTGTNVWACAKIATDMAERGLKGSIVSILCDDGARYADTIFDDGWLAQKGFDITPQRKKIAHFFETGTFAAG encoded by the coding sequence ATGGCAACCAAGCGTGAATGGGTGAACTGGGCGATCGGGCGGATCGAGGCGGACTTTAACCGGTCGGCCGACACGCACCTGATCCCGCTGCCTGTGCCCGCGCTGCCCGATATCGCCATCTACCTGAAGGACGAATCGAGCCATCCGACCGGCAGTCTCAAGCACCGGCTGGCGCGCTCGCTGTTTCTCTACGGCCTGTGTAACGGCTGGATCTGCGAAGGCACGCCCATCGTCGAGGCATCGAGCGGGTCGACCGCGGTGTCCGAAGCCTATTTCGCGCGAATGCTGGGCCTGCCCTTCATCGCCGTGGTCCCCAAGTCGACTGCGCAGGCCAAGATCGACGCCATCGCCTTCCATGGCGGCAAGTGCCACTTCGTCGACAATCCTTGCGAGATGTACGACGCGGCCCAGTCGCTCGCCGACGAGCTTGGCGGCCACTACATCGACCAGTTCACTTTCGCCGAACGGGCAACCGACTGGCGCAGCAACAACAATATTGCCGAATCGATTTTCGCCCAGATGGCGCGCGAACCCCATCCGGTGCCGCGCTGGATTGTCTGCGGTGCAGGCACCGGCGGCACCTCGGCCACCATCGGCCGCTTCGCCCGCTACAACCGTCACGACACGCGTGTATGCGTTGCCGATCCGGAAGGCTCGGTCTTCCATCGCCACTGGGCCGACCGTTCGATCGAGCGCGTCGATCATCCTTCGGGCTGCATCGAGGGCATCGGCCGCCAGCGCGTCGAACCGAGCTTCCTGCCCGACGTGGTCGACCGGATGGAAGCGGTCAGCGACGAATGTTCCATCGCCGCCGCCCACGAGGTGAGCGAACGGCTCGGGCGGCGCTGCGGCGGATCGACCGGGACAAATGTCTGGGCCTGCGCCAAGATTGCAACCGACATGGCCGAACGCGGCCTCAAGGGCTCCATCGTGTCCATCCTGTGCGATGACGGGGCGCGCTATGCCGACACGATCTTCGACGATGGCTGGCTGGCGCAGAAGGGCTTCGACATCACGCCCCAGCGCAAGAAGATCGCCCATTTCTTCGAGACCGGCACTTTCGCAGCCGGCTGA
- a CDS encoding DUF819 domain-containing protein yields the protein MITDDRIILGLLGVVLAFVFATRDRPGWQKFYTFVPIILVCYLVPSLMVTFGLIDVTESNLWAVAKDFFLPAALFLMTLSIDLKGILGLGSKAIIMFLTATLGIVLGGPVALFIVAQFDPSIIGAGDNAAWRGLATLAGSWIGGGANQTAMLEVYGYNIERYSALIAVDIIVANIWMIFLLYGAGASEKVDRWLGADSSAIDALRDKMADYTSSVERVAKANDYVLLFGVTLAVVGLCHLVGNALGGFFAELQGEEATLASGFFWVVVIATTFGLLASFTRARELEGVGASKFGTLFIFLLVAIIGTKMDVTQLGEAPGFMAVGLIWMVFHVILLLAVAKLIKAPFFFVAVGSKANVGGAASAPVVAAAFHPALAPVGVLLAVLGYALGTYGAILCAQMMAAVG from the coding sequence GTGATTACCGACGACCGGATCATCCTGGGCCTGCTGGGCGTCGTCCTGGCATTCGTCTTCGCCACTCGCGACCGGCCGGGCTGGCAGAAATTCTACACGTTCGTACCGATCATCCTCGTCTGTTATCTCGTCCCCTCGCTGATGGTCACGTTCGGCCTGATCGATGTCACGGAAAGCAATCTGTGGGCCGTGGCCAAGGACTTCTTCCTGCCAGCCGCCCTGTTCCTGATGACGCTCAGCATCGACCTGAAGGGCATCCTCGGCCTCGGCAGCAAGGCGATCATCATGTTCCTGACCGCCACGCTCGGCATCGTACTGGGCGGTCCGGTCGCGCTGTTCATCGTCGCGCAGTTCGACCCCTCGATCATCGGCGCGGGTGACAATGCCGCCTGGCGCGGGCTGGCCACGCTGGCCGGCAGCTGGATTGGCGGCGGTGCCAACCAGACGGCCATGCTCGAAGTCTACGGCTACAATATCGAGCGCTATTCGGCGCTCATCGCGGTCGACATCATCGTGGCGAACATCTGGATGATCTTCCTGCTCTACGGCGCCGGGGCGAGCGAAAAGGTCGACCGCTGGCTCGGCGCGGACAGCAGCGCGATCGACGCGCTGCGTGACAAGATGGCGGATTACACAAGCTCGGTGGAACGTGTGGCCAAGGCCAACGACTACGTCCTCCTGTTCGGTGTGACGCTGGCAGTGGTCGGCCTGTGCCACCTCGTCGGCAATGCGCTGGGCGGCTTCTTCGCCGAATTGCAGGGCGAGGAAGCGACTTTGGCAAGCGGGTTCTTCTGGGTCGTGGTCATTGCGACGACCTTCGGCCTTCTCGCAAGCTTCACCCGCGCCCGCGAACTCGAAGGCGTCGGCGCGAGCAAGTTCGGCACGCTGTTCATCTTCCTCCTCGTCGCGATCATCGGCACGAAGATGGACGTGACCCAGCTCGGCGAAGCGCCCGGCTTCATGGCCGTCGGCCTCATCTGGATGGTGTTCCACGTCATCCTGCTGCTGGCCGTGGCAAAGCTTATCAAGGCGCCGTTCTTCTTCGTGGCCGTCGGCAGCAAGGCGAACGTGGGCGGCGCGGCGTCGGCACCGGTCGTGGCAGCGGCATTCCATCCGGCGCTTGCGCCGGTGGGTGTGTTGCTCGCGGTTCTGGGTTATGCCTTGGGCACATACGGCGCGATCCTGTGCGCGCAGATGATGGCAGCGGTCGGTTAG
- a CDS encoding CoA-acylating methylmalonate-semialdehyde dehydrogenase, with amino-acid sequence MRQVDHFIVGDSPAATRKHQIWNPSTGEVQAEVALGDAALLQQAIDAAKKVQPAWAATNPQKRARVMFEFKRLVEANKQELAELLSSEHGKVVEDAHGDVQRGLEVIEFACGIPQALKGEYTQGAGPGIDVYSMRQPLGIGAGITPFNFPAMIPMWMFGMAIAAGNAFILKPSERDPSVPVRLAELMLEAGAPEGLLQVVHGDKEMVDAILDHPDIPAISFVGSSDIAQYIYSRGAANAKRVQAFGGAKNHGIVMPDADLDQVVNDLAGAAFGSAGERCMALPVVVPVGEDTANRLREKLIPAINALRVGVSNDPDAHYGPVVTPEHKARVEGWIDTAEKEGAEVVIDGRGFSLQGHENGFFVGPTLLDRVTTDMDSYKEEIFGPVLQIVRAKDFEDAVRLPSEHQYGNGVAIFTRNGHAAREFASRVNVGMVGINVPIPVPVSYHSFGGWKRSGFGDIDQYGMEGLKFWTKAKKVTQRWPDGGGDGSNAFVIPTMG; translated from the coding sequence ATGCGTCAGGTTGACCATTTCATCGTCGGCGACAGCCCCGCCGCCACCCGCAAGCACCAGATCTGGAACCCCTCCACTGGCGAGGTTCAGGCCGAGGTTGCGCTTGGCGATGCTGCCCTCCTGCAGCAGGCCATCGATGCGGCGAAGAAGGTCCAGCCCGCCTGGGCCGCGACCAACCCGCAGAAGCGCGCGCGCGTCATGTTCGAATTCAAGCGGCTGGTCGAAGCGAACAAGCAGGAACTCGCCGAACTGCTCTCGAGCGAACACGGCAAGGTCGTGGAAGATGCGCACGGCGACGTGCAGCGCGGTCTCGAGGTCATCGAGTTCGCCTGCGGCATCCCGCAGGCGCTGAAGGGCGAATACACGCAAGGCGCAGGCCCCGGCATCGACGTCTATTCGATGCGCCAGCCGCTCGGCATCGGGGCGGGCATCACCCCGTTCAACTTCCCGGCGATGATCCCGATGTGGATGTTCGGCATGGCGATCGCGGCGGGCAACGCCTTCATCCTCAAGCCGTCCGAACGCGACCCCAGCGTACCGGTGCGCCTTGCCGAACTGATGCTCGAGGCAGGCGCGCCCGAGGGGCTGCTGCAGGTCGTCCACGGCGACAAGGAAATGGTCGATGCGATCCTCGACCATCCCGATATCCCGGCGATCAGTTTCGTCGGCTCGTCCGACATCGCGCAGTATATCTACTCGCGCGGCGCGGCCAATGCGAAGCGCGTGCAGGCCTTCGGCGGCGCGAAGAATCACGGCATCGTGATGCCCGATGCCGATCTCGACCAGGTGGTGAACGACCTGGCCGGCGCGGCCTTCGGCTCGGCTGGCGAGCGCTGCATGGCGCTACCCGTCGTGGTGCCGGTGGGCGAGGATACGGCGAACCGTCTGCGCGAAAAGCTGATCCCCGCGATCAATGCGCTGCGCGTCGGCGTCTCCAACGATCCCGATGCGCATTACGGACCGGTCGTCACGCCCGAACACAAGGCGCGCGTCGAAGGCTGGATCGACACGGCCGAAAAGGAAGGCGCCGAAGTCGTCATCGACGGTCGCGGCTTCAGCCTGCAGGGCCACGAGAACGGCTTCTTCGTCGGCCCGACGCTGCTCGACCGTGTCACCACCGACATGGACAGCTACAAGGAAGAAATCTTCGGCCCCGTGCTCCAGATCGTGCGTGCCAAGGATTTCGAGGACGCCGTCCGCCTGCCTAGCGAGCACCAGTACGGCAACGGCGTCGCCATCTTCACCCGCAACGGCCACGCCGCTCGCGAATTCGCGAGCCGCGTCAATGTCGGCATGGTCGGCATCAACGTGCCGATCCCGGTCCCCGTGAGCTACCACAGCTTCGGAGGCTGGAAGCGTTCAGGATTCGGCGACATCGACCAGTACGGCATGGAAGGCCTGAAGTTCTGGACCAAGGCGAAGAAGGTCACCCAGCGCTGGCCAGACGGCGGCGGCGACGGGTCGAACGCCTTCGTCATCCCGACCATGGGATAA
- a CDS encoding I78 family peptidase inhibitor, whose protein sequence is MRAMLAVLTALPLAACATTTVADGDLPPARAEGTCNAAAAQGHIGHTASQAMGAAILKDSGAQSLRWGPPESAWTMDYRPDRVNVRYDRDMKITEVTCG, encoded by the coding sequence ATGCGCGCCATGCTTGCCGTCCTGACCGCCCTGCCCCTCGCCGCCTGTGCCACCACAACCGTGGCTGACGGAGATCTCCCGCCCGCTCGCGCAGAAGGCACATGCAACGCGGCCGCCGCACAGGGCCACATCGGCCACACCGCCAGCCAGGCCATGGGCGCGGCAATCCTCAAGGACAGCGGCGCGCAGTCGCTGCGCTGGGGTCCGCCCGAATCGGCATGGACGATGGATTACCGCCCGGACCGGGTGAACGTGCGCTACGACCGCGACATGAAGATCACCGAAGTCACCTGCGGGTGA
- a CDS encoding RidA family protein — MSERRHAFTGSPYEAQFGFARAVRAGNRIIVAGTGPVEDDGSSTKGGAADQAARCCSLILRAIEDLGGTAADVVRTRMFLTDPADQDAVGEVHARFFGAASPAATMVGAAWLCRSEWRVEIEAEAVLGEGTSGGA; from the coding sequence GTGAGCGAGCGGCGGCACGCCTTCACCGGCTCGCCCTACGAAGCACAGTTCGGGTTCGCGCGCGCGGTGCGCGCCGGCAACCGCATCATCGTCGCAGGCACCGGACCGGTCGAGGACGACGGCTCCTCGACGAAAGGCGGCGCTGCTGACCAGGCCGCACGCTGTTGTTCGCTGATCCTGCGCGCCATCGAGGATCTGGGCGGAACGGCAGCTGACGTCGTCCGCACGCGGATGTTCCTGACCGACCCGGCCGACCAGGACGCGGTCGGAGAGGTCCACGCCCGCTTTTTCGGCGCTGCGAGCCCTGCAGCGACGATGGTCGGCGCCGCGTGGCTCTGCCGCAGCGAATGGCGCGTCGAGATCGAGGCCGAAGCGGTGCTAGGCGAGGGAACTTCGGGCGGCGCCTAG
- a CDS encoding DUF2892 domain-containing protein, producing the protein MRKNMGSLDKTVRLIAAVVLIVLAATGTVTGLFATIAYVVAAIFVVTSLVSFCPAYLPFGISTCKTG; encoded by the coding sequence ATGCGCAAGAATATGGGATCGCTCGACAAGACCGTCCGCCTGATTGCCGCGGTCGTGCTCATAGTGCTTGCAGCGACCGGAACGGTGACCGGCCTGTTCGCCACCATCGCTTACGTGGTCGCGGCGATTTTCGTGGTGACGAGCCTCGTCTCGTTCTGTCCGGCCTACCTGCCTTTCGGCATCAGCACCTGCAAGACCGGCTAG
- a CDS encoding acyl-CoA dehydrogenase family protein: MTGQFQLTEEQLAIQEMAQRFTADNITPHAAEWDEKSHFPRDVIQQSAELGFGAIYVSEESGGIGLGRLEAALIMEAMAYGCPATSAYISIHNMAAWMIDQFGGAEVKAKYLPDLVTMDKIASYALTEPGSGSDAAGLKTSARLDGDHYVLNGTKQFISGGGFNDVYVTMVRTSDHKTKGITCLVIDKDTPGVSFGKPEKKLGWNASPTAQVIFEDARVPVANRVGDEGEGFRFAMMGLDGGRLNIGACSLGGAQRCLDEAVAYTKDRKQFDTPIADFQNTQFMLADMATELEAARALLYLAAAKVTDGAPDKSKFSAMAKRLATDSGSNVVNNALQLFGGYGYLREYPIERFWRDLRVHSILEGTNQVMRMIVGRDLLRQ, translated from the coding sequence ATGACAGGACAATTCCAGCTCACCGAAGAACAGCTCGCGATCCAGGAGATGGCGCAGCGTTTCACCGCCGACAACATCACTCCCCACGCTGCGGAATGGGACGAGAAATCGCATTTCCCGCGCGACGTGATCCAGCAGAGCGCCGAGCTCGGCTTCGGGGCGATCTACGTGTCGGAAGAAAGCGGCGGCATCGGCCTCGGCCGGCTCGAGGCGGCACTGATCATGGAAGCCATGGCCTATGGCTGCCCGGCGACCAGCGCCTATATCTCGATCCATAACATGGCTGCCTGGATGATCGACCAGTTCGGCGGCGCAGAGGTGAAGGCGAAATACCTTCCCGACCTCGTCACCATGGACAAGATCGCCAGCTACGCGCTCACCGAACCGGGTAGCGGCTCGGACGCGGCAGGCCTCAAGACGAGCGCTCGGCTCGACGGGGACCACTATGTCCTCAACGGCACCAAGCAGTTCATTTCGGGCGGCGGTTTCAACGACGTCTACGTGACGATGGTCCGCACCTCCGACCACAAGACCAAGGGCATCACCTGCCTCGTGATCGACAAGGACACGCCCGGCGTGTCCTTCGGCAAGCCGGAGAAGAAGCTTGGCTGGAATGCCTCGCCCACCGCGCAGGTCATTTTCGAGGATGCGCGCGTGCCCGTCGCCAACCGCGTGGGTGACGAGGGCGAAGGCTTCCGCTTTGCCATGATGGGCCTCGACGGCGGCCGCCTGAACATCGGCGCCTGTTCATTGGGCGGGGCGCAGCGCTGCCTCGACGAGGCAGTAGCCTACACCAAGGACCGCAAGCAGTTCGACACGCCGATCGCCGACTTCCAGAACACGCAGTTCATGCTCGCCGACATGGCGACCGAGCTGGAGGCAGCCCGCGCCCTGCTCTACCTCGCCGCGGCCAAGGTGACCGACGGCGCGCCCGACAAGAGCAAGTTCTCCGCCATGGCCAAGCGCCTTGCGACCGACAGCGGATCGAATGTGGTCAACAACGCGCTCCAGCTGTTCGGAGGCTACGGTTACCTGCGCGAATATCCGATCGAGCGCTTCTGGCGCGACCTGCGCGTGCATTCGATCCTCGAAGGCACCAACCAGGTGATGCGCATGATCGTGGGACGGGACCTGCTTCGCCAATGA